From the genome of Glaciihabitans sp. INWT7, one region includes:
- a CDS encoding DEAD/DEAH box helicase family protein — protein MSLTAPSSVQTTPANLLELVTLDVDVAAPKYVLRDYQQKALARTLEALATDSLATVLSACGTGKTVTMLALHEATNSTLTGFFCPNLSLLQQTVASWRALGRKFVALIVCSDPSVGKASVDDISEDELRASLPDIEVTQDPARVAEFITFAESGFTDMPHIVFGTYQSSHKIATAQESTKGTFDLIIADEAHYLGTRDRKASAAENKNGEAVRNPKMIRSDRRVFTTATQRTVSSKNGQDTESHASMDNPALFGTVAFELSLRDAINLPRQANGMPVLTEYEILILAVTETEIEELYPDHQFALDSTDEGARHAMALIAARKLNEEYGVTRMISYHSGVERAQQFAADLLENGFDRARSITADVPMDERREILRQLEDGCVVTNVNCLTEGIDVPALEAVLLVDPRTSEIDIVQIIGRAIRPFRFPDGRMKEKGYVVMPVLAGPDGQPKEGAFENVFNVLRKMAANDERLAQEIIDAGIRAKTGEGDEPEERIVKVDLGGLAGEFHGLALAALTKGLSLQVFEAVTDSWALFLVDLKIWGDAHPGERPTAHSADLLEKRLGKRLIKLRIDNKKGLLPARTKAELTAAMSVWDVVIDATEESLVRFISWCTANPGHKPRSTAVEPEEKFAYKWLKTRRSINKGTINGTKLTSNQLARLNTAFPDWHLVVDATEEGLVRFISWCTANPGHKPRSTAVEPEEKFAYKWLKTRRSINKGTINGTKLTSNQLARLNTAFPDWHLVVDATEEGLVRVIAWCTANPGHKPRSTAVEPEEKFAYKWLKTRRSINKGTINGTKLTSNQLARLNTAFPDWHLVVDATEEGLVRFISWCTANPGHKPRSTAVEPEEKFAYKWLKTRRSINKGTINGTKLTSNQLARLNTAVPGWRHTSR, from the coding sequence ATGAGCCTCACCGCACCGTCCTCCGTCCAGACCACACCAGCGAACCTGCTCGAGCTGGTCACGCTCGACGTGGATGTCGCGGCACCAAAATACGTCCTCCGTGACTACCAGCAGAAAGCGCTGGCACGGACGCTGGAGGCTCTTGCGACAGACTCCCTGGCTACCGTCCTCTCCGCCTGCGGAACGGGCAAGACCGTCACGATGCTCGCCCTGCATGAGGCGACGAACTCCACCCTCACTGGTTTCTTCTGCCCGAACCTGTCGCTGCTGCAGCAGACCGTTGCCAGCTGGCGTGCGCTCGGCCGCAAGTTCGTCGCACTGATCGTCTGCTCGGACCCGAGCGTCGGTAAAGCCTCCGTGGACGACATCTCCGAAGACGAGCTCCGCGCTTCCCTCCCGGACATTGAAGTCACTCAGGATCCAGCCCGAGTCGCCGAGTTCATCACCTTCGCCGAGAGCGGCTTCACCGACATGCCGCACATCGTCTTCGGCACCTACCAGTCGTCGCACAAGATCGCCACCGCACAAGAGTCCACGAAGGGCACCTTCGACCTGATCATCGCCGACGAAGCTCATTACCTCGGAACCCGCGACCGAAAAGCGTCCGCTGCAGAGAACAAAAACGGTGAAGCCGTCCGGAACCCGAAGATGATCCGCTCCGACCGTCGCGTGTTCACCACCGCCACCCAGAGGACCGTCTCGTCGAAGAACGGGCAGGACACCGAGTCGCACGCGTCGATGGACAACCCGGCCCTGTTCGGCACGGTTGCGTTCGAGCTGTCGCTTCGGGATGCCATAAACCTTCCCCGGCAGGCAAACGGGATGCCGGTCCTCACTGAGTACGAAATCCTCATCCTCGCCGTCACCGAGACCGAAATTGAAGAGCTCTACCCAGACCATCAGTTCGCGCTCGACAGCACCGACGAAGGAGCCCGTCATGCGATGGCGCTGATCGCAGCACGGAAGCTCAACGAGGAGTACGGGGTCACCCGGATGATCTCGTACCACTCCGGCGTGGAGCGCGCACAGCAGTTCGCCGCCGATTTGCTCGAGAACGGCTTCGATCGCGCGCGATCGATCACCGCGGACGTGCCGATGGACGAACGCCGGGAGATCCTCCGCCAGCTCGAGGACGGCTGCGTGGTCACGAACGTGAACTGCCTCACCGAAGGCATCGACGTGCCGGCTCTCGAAGCGGTCCTCCTTGTTGACCCCCGCACCAGCGAGATCGACATCGTCCAGATCATCGGCCGGGCGATCCGCCCGTTCCGCTTCCCTGACGGACGGATGAAGGAGAAGGGCTACGTTGTCATGCCGGTCCTCGCCGGCCCGGACGGTCAGCCGAAAGAAGGCGCGTTCGAGAACGTGTTCAACGTGCTCCGGAAGATGGCTGCGAACGATGAACGGCTCGCCCAGGAGATCATCGACGCGGGGATCCGCGCGAAAACCGGGGAAGGCGACGAGCCGGAAGAGCGGATCGTGAAAGTTGACCTCGGCGGCCTCGCCGGGGAGTTCCATGGGCTGGCGCTGGCGGCCCTAACCAAGGGGCTCAGCCTGCAGGTGTTCGAGGCGGTGACCGATTCGTGGGCACTGTTCCTGGTCGACTTGAAGATCTGGGGGGATGCACATCCGGGGGAGAGGCCGACTGCGCATTCAGCCGATCTGTTGGAGAAGCGGCTCGGAAAGAGGCTGATCAAACTACGAATCGACAACAAGAAAGGGCTGCTCCCGGCGCGCACTAAAGCTGAACTGACAGCGGCAATGTCGGTCTGGGATGTGGTGATCGACGCCACCGAAGAGAGTCTGGTTCGCTTCATCTCCTGGTGCACCGCCAACCCCGGTCACAAACCGCGATCTACGGCTGTCGAACCGGAAGAAAAATTCGCCTACAAGTGGCTGAAAACCCGACGCAGCATCAACAAGGGGACGATCAACGGCACGAAACTCACTTCAAACCAGCTCGCCCGCCTCAACACCGCATTCCCCGACTGGCATCTTGTCGTTGACGCCACCGAAGAGGGTCTGGTTCGCTTCATCTCCTGGTGCACCGCCAACCCCGGTCACAAACCGCGATCTACGGCTGTCGAACCGGAAGAAAAATTCGCCTACAAGTGGCTGAAAACCCGACGCAGCATCAACAAGGGGACGATCAACGGCACGAAACTCACTTCAAACCAGCTCGCCCGCCTCAACACCGCATTCCCCGACTGGCATCTTGTCGTTGACGCCACCGAAGAGGGTCTGGTTCGCGTCATCGCCTGGTGCACCGCCAACCCCGGTCACAAACCGCGATCTACGGCTGTCGAACCGGAAGAAAAATTCGCCTACAAGTGGCTGAAAACCCGACGCAGCATCAACAAGGGGACGATCAACGGCACGAAACTCACTTCAAACCAGCTCGCCCGCCTCAACACCGCATTCCCCGACTGGCATCTTGTCGTTGACGCCACCGAAGAGGGTCTGGTTCGCTTCATCTCCTGGTGCACCGCCAACCCCGGTCACAAACCGCGATCTACGGCTGTCGAACCGGAAGAAAAATTCGCCTACAAGTGGCTGAAAACCCGACGCAGCATCAACAAGGGGACGATCAACGGCACGAAACTCACTTCAAACCAGCTCGCCCGCCTCAACACCGCTGTCCCTGGCTGGCGGCACACCTCCCGCTAA
- a CDS encoding IS3 family transposase (programmed frameshift), which yields MARKSYTDEFRRRAVDLYESTPGATVKGIAADLGISRGALKEWVGRLGSEVTVPGTAFLGSARRSESHAGRVVRLEAELAASRAEARKLETERDILRQAAKYFGRGDELVTRFQFVEDHKGAYGVKRLCEGVEVSRSSFYAWLVAAPARAGRAAADAALAAKIRQVQDPVQGGDRAYGVPRVTADLNENAAGGQRVNHKRVARVMRQEGLAGIRLRRRVKTTIPDQSGRKFPDLVGRDFTAESPNLRYVGDITYLPIADGTNLYLATVIDLCSRKLPGWAMADHMRTELVEDALRAAWHQRGSLRGAVFHSDHGSVYTSKDYARLCTGMGVTQSMGAVGSSADNALAESFNASLKRELLDGVPTFPDQATAYRAVFRWATRYNTRRRHSAIGNISPDAYETIVSATLTKAA from the exons ATGGCTAGGAAGAGTTACACGGACGAGTTTCGTCGGCGGGCGGTGGATTTATACGAGTCCACGCCTGGTGCGACGGTGAAGGGCATCGCGGCTGATCTGGGAATTTCCCGTGGTGCGTTGAAGGAATGGGTGGGCAGGCTCGGCTCCGAAGTAACGGTGCCCGGGACTGCGTTCCTCGGGTCTGCGAGGCGATCCGAGTCGCACGCTGGGAGGGTTGTCCGGTTGGAGGCGGAGCTGGCTGCGTCTCGCGCTGAGGCCCGCAAGCTCGAAACGGAGCGAGACATTCTCCGTCAGGCGGCGAAGTATTTCG GCCGGGGAGACGAACTGGTGACCCGCTTCCAGTTCGTCGAGGATCACAAGGGCGCCTATGGCGTGAAGCGGTTGTGTGAGGGTGTCGAGGTGTCTAGGTCATCGTTCTACGCGTGGCTGGTCGCCGCGCCCGCTCGGGCCGGCAGGGCTGCCGCGGACGCGGCATTAGCCGCAAAGATCCGGCAGGTGCAGGACCCGGTCCAGGGTGGTGATCGCGCTTACGGTGTCCCCAGAGTCACTGCCGACCTGAACGAGAACGCGGCCGGCGGGCAACGGGTCAACCACAAGCGTGTGGCGCGCGTGATGCGCCAGGAAGGACTGGCGGGGATTCGGTTGCGCCGCCGGGTGAAGACCACAATCCCGGACCAGTCGGGCAGGAAGTTCCCCGATCTGGTGGGCCGCGACTTCACCGCTGAGAGCCCGAACCTCCGCTACGTGGGCGACATCACCTACCTGCCCATCGCTGACGGCACGAACCTCTACCTCGCCACGGTGATCGACCTGTGTTCCAGGAAGCTGCCCGGCTGGGCGATGGCTGACCATATGCGCACCGAGCTTGTCGAAGACGCGTTGAGGGCCGCCTGGCATCAACGCGGCTCGCTGCGCGGTGCGGTCTTTCACTCGGATCATGGGTCGGTCTATACCTCGAAGGACTACGCGCGTCTCTGCACGGGCATGGGTGTGACTCAGTCGATGGGCGCGGTTGGCTCCAGTGCGGACAACGCCCTCGCGGAGTCGTTCAACGCGTCGCTGAAACGCGAGCTCCTCGACGGTGTCCCAACATTTCCCGACCAAGCGACCGCCTACCGGGCCGTGTTCCGCTGGGCGACCCGCTACAACACCCGTCGCCGGCACTCCGCGATCGGCAACATCAGCCCCGACGCATACGAAACCATCGTGTCCGCTACGCTCACGAAAGCGGCATAA
- a CDS encoding DEAD/DEAH box helicase family protein, producing the protein MFSNANLNFLLAEAEAAPTTTEHGAWFEYISDYALRTSPEYGGQISKIERYETWARRELPQALPSQWRDLGVDRVVTTHSGEFWAVQNKGYAAEAESSYSHYTNFIAQARSIPGVTKLLWITSGAGLNRTATDHNRSSGSQVVVHNRSWLAAGINYPATIAEVRAYLEEGKSLPADGPYQLRIHQEVAVANVLAGLDTNPAVQFISACGTGKTITAHALHEALGSKLTSFFAPTLGLLRQTIRAWTQQSAGRLTVIAVCSDEDMLATEDHLIANEQEFGRHLIRNPDELASTIASALQETTTDADGTGRPVPVVVFSTYHSSEILVNAQHQFGAPTYDLAVADEAHNLAGCGFRGELVKFKEDGKKRLIATKRVYTTATPKVTSSDMAARHEIDSLDENSPVFGPQAHVLTFGEAIQLAIISPYRMSIIVVPDELMAVINQNVSIDGMSSQYLSAAYAIDQSIKQGQRKFISYHSRVAQAKAFANFMGKRNPLGDSGVEQVGYSETVWGNLSAFKRESAIAAFKASDAPALLTNSRCLNEGIDIPELDTVVFADPKAQVVDIVQSASRVCDSLKWPRGDG; encoded by the coding sequence ATGTTCTCCAATGCGAATCTCAACTTCCTGCTCGCCGAAGCAGAAGCGGCGCCCACCACAACCGAGCACGGCGCCTGGTTCGAGTACATCTCCGACTATGCGCTAAGAACCAGCCCCGAGTACGGCGGCCAGATCTCGAAGATCGAACGCTACGAGACGTGGGCTCGGAGGGAGCTGCCGCAGGCCTTACCGTCACAGTGGCGAGACCTAGGCGTCGACCGTGTGGTCACCACACACTCGGGGGAGTTCTGGGCCGTGCAGAACAAGGGCTACGCCGCCGAAGCAGAGAGCAGCTACAGCCACTACACGAACTTCATCGCGCAGGCGCGCAGCATTCCCGGTGTCACCAAGCTTCTGTGGATCACGAGCGGAGCTGGTCTCAATCGGACCGCCACAGACCACAACCGGAGCAGCGGAAGCCAAGTCGTCGTGCACAACCGTTCCTGGCTCGCCGCCGGAATCAACTACCCCGCCACCATCGCCGAGGTGCGCGCCTACCTGGAGGAAGGCAAGAGCCTCCCGGCCGACGGCCCCTACCAATTGCGCATTCATCAGGAAGTCGCGGTAGCAAACGTGCTCGCCGGGCTCGATACGAACCCTGCTGTTCAATTCATCTCCGCCTGCGGAACCGGGAAGACCATCACCGCCCACGCACTGCACGAAGCTCTCGGCTCGAAACTCACCTCGTTCTTCGCGCCGACCCTCGGGCTTCTGCGACAGACCATCAGAGCGTGGACGCAGCAGTCCGCCGGTCGGCTAACCGTTATCGCCGTCTGCTCCGACGAGGACATGCTGGCGACGGAAGACCACCTGATCGCCAACGAACAAGAGTTCGGCCGGCACCTCATCCGCAACCCGGATGAACTCGCGTCCACCATCGCTTCGGCGTTGCAGGAGACGACGACCGATGCGGACGGGACCGGCCGACCTGTGCCAGTAGTCGTCTTCTCCACCTACCACAGCTCTGAAATCCTCGTCAACGCTCAGCACCAGTTCGGCGCACCCACGTACGACCTCGCGGTGGCTGACGAGGCGCACAACCTCGCCGGCTGTGGGTTCCGCGGCGAGCTGGTGAAGTTCAAGGAGGACGGCAAGAAGCGACTCATCGCCACGAAGCGCGTTTACACAACAGCGACCCCGAAGGTGACCAGTTCGGACATGGCCGCCCGGCACGAGATCGACTCCCTCGACGAGAACTCACCAGTGTTCGGCCCTCAAGCACATGTGCTCACTTTCGGCGAAGCGATCCAGCTGGCCATCATCTCCCCGTACCGGATGAGCATCATCGTGGTTCCAGACGAGCTGATGGCGGTGATCAATCAGAACGTCTCCATCGACGGGATGAGCAGCCAGTATCTGTCCGCCGCGTATGCCATCGATCAGAGCATCAAGCAGGGCCAACGGAAGTTCATTTCCTACCATTCGCGTGTGGCTCAGGCGAAGGCATTCGCCAACTTCATGGGTAAGCGGAATCCGCTTGGTGACTCCGGCGTCGAGCAGGTCGGGTACTCCGAGACGGTGTGGGGGAACCTCTCTGCGTTCAAGCGGGAGTCGGCGATCGCCGCTTTCAAAGCGTCGGACGCTCCCGCGCTTCTGACGAACTCGCGGTGCTTGAATGAGGGCATCGACATTCCCGAACTGGACACGGTCGTCTTTGCGGACCCAAAAGCGCAGGTCGTAGACATTGTCCAGTCGGCCTCCCGTGTCTGTGACAGCCTGAAGTGGCCCCGGGGTGACGGTTAG
- a CDS encoding DUF262 domain-containing protein: MNTSPIDVTDSEPKLLVQLKLSHTTRSFDHFLSRRERFEVNPPYQRGSVWDVSRRRELIKSALMGLPIGTITVNDRGYQKSGVDIAVVDGKQRLEALQAFADSEFAIPAAWVDPKDVLETEPMDYRGRTVPGVRYSGTSIVFGRRFANMPLQVTEAAVSGVDAEAEIFMLINFAGVAQTDADRANATVVLTNGASDRTV, encoded by the coding sequence ATGAACACCTCGCCGATTGACGTGACGGACTCCGAACCGAAGCTTCTCGTCCAGCTGAAACTGAGCCACACCACTCGATCCTTCGACCACTTCCTCAGCCGGCGTGAGCGTTTCGAGGTGAACCCGCCGTATCAGCGGGGGAGCGTCTGGGATGTTTCCCGCCGCCGCGAGCTGATCAAATCGGCGCTGATGGGATTGCCGATCGGCACGATAACCGTCAACGACCGTGGTTATCAGAAGAGCGGTGTGGATATCGCTGTCGTCGACGGAAAACAGCGGCTGGAAGCCCTCCAAGCTTTCGCCGACTCCGAATTTGCGATCCCCGCAGCTTGGGTTGACCCCAAGGATGTGCTCGAGACGGAGCCGATGGATTACCGTGGCCGGACCGTCCCCGGTGTCCGCTACTCAGGGACCAGTATTGTCTTTGGCCGGCGGTTCGCTAACATGCCGTTGCAGGTGACAGAAGCCGCGGTCTCCGGCGTCGACGCGGAGGCGGAGATCTTCATGCTGATCAACTTCGCCGGCGTTGCGCAGACGGACGCCGACCGGGCGAACGCGACCGTGGTGCTCACGAACGGCGCGAGCGACCGCACCGTCTGA
- the istB gene encoding IS21-like element helper ATPase IstB, giving the protein MSPTTTSITTTLRRRRGMTEQAANAAVDQACRRLRLPTIRAVVDKAISAAQKEQLTYQGFLAELLLAECDDRDRRSSVRRVKAAGFPRDKWLGDFDFDANPNINPATIHTLASGDWVRKGQPLCLIGDSGTGKTHLLIGLGAAAAEAGYRVKYTLATRLVNELVEAADEKVLARTIARYGRVDLLMIDELGYMELDRRGAELLFQVLTEREEKNSVAIASNESFSGWTKTFTDPRLCAAIVDRLTFGGNIIETGSDSYRLAHTKNNQPTRVDAKTE; this is encoded by the coding sequence ATGAGCCCCACAACCACATCGATCACGACCACGCTGCGCCGCCGACGCGGGATGACCGAACAGGCAGCCAATGCCGCCGTCGATCAAGCCTGCCGGCGCCTACGACTGCCGACAATCCGGGCGGTAGTGGATAAAGCCATCAGTGCCGCGCAGAAGGAACAACTGACCTACCAAGGTTTTCTCGCAGAGCTGCTGCTGGCCGAATGTGACGACCGCGACCGACGTTCCTCAGTCCGTCGGGTCAAGGCAGCCGGCTTCCCGCGGGACAAATGGTTGGGTGACTTCGACTTCGACGCGAACCCGAACATCAACCCCGCCACCATCCACACCCTCGCCTCCGGAGACTGGGTCCGCAAAGGCCAACCGCTGTGTCTAATCGGGGACTCCGGCACCGGCAAAACGCACCTGCTCATCGGGTTGGGCGCCGCCGCGGCCGAGGCCGGATACCGAGTCAAATACACTCTCGCTACCCGGCTGGTCAACGAGCTCGTCGAGGCCGCCGACGAGAAAGTGTTAGCGCGCACCATCGCCCGCTACGGCCGCGTCGATCTGCTCATGATCGACGAGCTGGGATACATGGAACTAGACCGACGCGGTGCCGAACTCCTGTTTCAAGTACTGACCGAGCGGGAAGAGAAAAACAGCGTCGCGATCGCCTCCAACGAATCGTTCTCCGGCTGGACGAAGACGTTCACCGACCCACGCCTGTGTGCTGCGATCGTCGACCGGCTCACCTTCGGCGGCAACATCATCGAAACCGGCTCCGACTCCTACCGCCTCGCACACACCAAAAACAACCAACCAACGCGTGTGGATGCTAAGACGGAATAG
- a CDS encoding helix-turn-helix transcriptional regulator has translation MSRFDNDAWRFTQRASPRDQVRVTDPATGAGITNSYPHQVPLAGPTPSTPWAMYLAGADGMYRFVCFDLDASHGNAANDADRLSFWLADLNVSHLVCESGPTGGRHVWLALDHGADPAVIEQIGRMAAQLLPSLDITPLTNPRTGCVRPPGAPHRLGGFSTVLAGTLTAFIFPSVTADDLTALRSFLADSGATLDPPRTSPAKGMAFDTAGHPHLLGPRRVLTSRARTLLDSEPEADTSVTLARALAMLARARWRYSDVAALLPSSPALVHARSIAGRGARRPVSEHAAARRLAAAWSRAVYFAAANPFSVVGNDDDFLERATQVTAAVAACQARADSMPGIWGFDTDSRPARADRGRRTHRLVLDAICLYLTQSVQSTVEVDTRRLAEDTGYGRESCRLALLALAAPSIDGDAESAWIVKTEDSVGIHGSRFRLSHRFSTESEDQSWAQVMTRPAELPLENRQWWIQKISSLLAPLASDTFAAPGSLGRTAGRVFAQLRPGAAVTAADIARRAQTSPGQALRALRELDRSRLAHLTDEGWARDETADLESAAWELGVTGYLDGRRDRYATERAVWSWWHAEHTWMTTRGKRRRGKQGGTALALFAQTARTEYPFYPRGADRRADHRKAKQLAAAGALRAPDIWAA, from the coding sequence GTGTCGCGCTTCGACAACGACGCCTGGCGCTTCACCCAGAGGGCAAGCCCCCGAGACCAGGTCCGCGTCACCGACCCGGCAACCGGCGCGGGCATCACCAACAGCTACCCGCACCAGGTCCCCCTGGCCGGCCCGACGCCCAGCACCCCGTGGGCGATGTACCTCGCCGGCGCCGACGGCATGTACCGTTTCGTCTGCTTCGACCTTGACGCCAGCCACGGCAACGCCGCCAACGACGCCGACCGGCTTTCCTTCTGGCTGGCGGACTTGAACGTCTCCCATCTGGTCTGCGAGTCCGGTCCGACCGGAGGCCGGCACGTTTGGCTGGCTCTCGACCACGGCGCGGATCCCGCCGTCATCGAGCAGATCGGCCGGATGGCCGCGCAGCTGCTCCCGTCTCTGGACATCACCCCGCTGACGAACCCGCGGACCGGCTGCGTCCGCCCGCCCGGCGCCCCGCACCGGCTCGGCGGTTTCTCCACCGTCCTCGCTGGAACCCTGACTGCGTTCATCTTCCCGTCCGTGACCGCCGACGATCTGACCGCCCTTCGCAGCTTCCTCGCCGACTCCGGCGCGACCCTCGACCCGCCGCGGACCAGCCCCGCGAAAGGGATGGCGTTCGACACCGCCGGGCACCCTCACCTTCTCGGTCCCCGCCGCGTTCTCACGAGTCGAGCGCGGACGCTCCTCGACAGCGAACCGGAAGCTGACACCTCCGTCACTCTCGCCCGAGCCCTCGCGATGCTCGCACGCGCCCGCTGGCGGTACTCGGATGTAGCTGCGCTCCTGCCGAGCTCCCCCGCGCTGGTTCACGCCCGGTCGATCGCCGGCCGCGGCGCGCGCCGGCCGGTGTCAGAACATGCGGCAGCGCGACGGCTCGCCGCGGCGTGGTCCCGCGCGGTGTACTTCGCCGCAGCGAACCCATTCAGCGTCGTCGGCAACGACGACGACTTCCTCGAACGCGCTACCCAGGTCACGGCGGCGGTCGCCGCCTGCCAGGCTCGCGCGGATAGCATGCCTGGCATCTGGGGTTTCGACACCGACTCACGACCGGCGCGCGCGGACCGCGGCCGCCGAACCCACCGGCTCGTCCTCGACGCCATCTGCCTCTACCTCACCCAGTCCGTGCAGAGCACCGTGGAAGTGGACACCAGGCGCCTGGCCGAGGACACCGGCTACGGGCGGGAGTCCTGCCGGCTCGCGCTCCTTGCACTGGCCGCCCCGTCGATCGACGGCGATGCCGAGTCCGCATGGATCGTCAAGACCGAAGACAGCGTCGGGATCCACGGCAGCAGATTCCGACTCAGCCACCGGTTCTCCACAGAGTCAGAGGATCAAAGCTGGGCACAAGTCATGACACGCCCCGCCGAGCTCCCCCTCGAGAACCGCCAATGGTGGATCCAGAAAATCAGCTCACTCCTTGCGCCGCTTGCCTCGGATACTTTCGCCGCGCCCGGCAGTCTCGGCCGCACTGCCGGCAGGGTTTTCGCTCAGCTCCGCCCTGGCGCCGCGGTGACCGCCGCCGACATCGCACGCCGCGCGCAAACGAGCCCCGGCCAAGCCCTACGCGCGCTCCGAGAACTGGACCGGTCACGCCTCGCTCACCTCACCGATGAGGGCTGGGCTCGCGACGAAACGGCAGACCTCGAAAGTGCAGCCTGGGAGCTTGGTGTCACCGGCTACCTTGACGGCCGCCGCGACCGGTACGCGACCGAACGCGCCGTCTGGTCCTGGTGGCATGCCGAGCACACCTGGATGACCACCCGAGGCAAACGGAGGCGCGGCAAGCAAGGCGGAACCGCCCTCGCCTTGTTCGCGCAGACCGCCCGGACCGAGTACCCGTTCTACCCGCGTGGGGCCGACCGGCGCGCCGATCATCGGAAAGCGAAGCAGCTCGCCGCGGCGGGGGCGTTGCGGGCGCCGGACATCTGGGCGGCGTAA
- a CDS encoding IS256 family transposase → MSRDIQKHLRFDPETGRPLPAETDFAALAAELVESAKGQGIELTGPNGLLTGLTRQVLQTALEVEMSDHLGYDKHDFDGRNGQNSRNGSTPKTLRTEIGEVTVQIPRDRQGTFEPAIVPKYQRRIAGFDEAVVSLYAKGLTTGDIQAHLSDVYGQDISRELVSKVTDRVVADMEVWQARPLDPVYPVILIDAIVMKVRDGQVGNRPVYVALGIDLDGHRDVLGMWVGPTGGEGSKQWMNMLTELKNRGVADVLFVCCDGLKGLPDSILATWPMATVQTCVVHLVRNSLRFASRKYWKPIAERLKQVYQAPTVKAAEQRFDEFAKEWEPIYPAMIAMWRRSWGEFTPFLDYPLEIRKLIYTTNGIESLNARFRAATRRRGHFPNEQSALKVMYLAIIERRHNRANPTGEINGWKAILNTLAMTYGDRLGLN, encoded by the coding sequence ATGAGCAGAGATATTCAGAAGCATCTTCGCTTTGATCCTGAGACGGGCCGGCCGTTGCCGGCGGAGACCGATTTCGCCGCGTTAGCGGCGGAGCTCGTCGAGTCGGCTAAGGGGCAGGGCATCGAGTTGACTGGGCCGAATGGGCTCCTGACGGGGTTGACCCGGCAGGTGTTGCAGACAGCTCTTGAGGTCGAGATGTCTGACCATCTGGGTTATGACAAGCACGACTTCGACGGCCGCAACGGGCAGAACTCGAGGAACGGGTCGACGCCGAAAACGTTGCGGACCGAGATCGGTGAAGTGACGGTCCAGATTCCGAGGGATCGGCAGGGAACTTTCGAGCCGGCGATCGTGCCGAAATATCAGCGTCGCATCGCGGGCTTCGATGAGGCCGTCGTCTCGCTTTATGCGAAAGGGCTCACGACCGGCGATATCCAGGCCCACCTCTCCGACGTGTATGGGCAAGACATCTCCCGGGAGCTGGTGTCGAAAGTCACCGACCGGGTCGTGGCCGACATGGAGGTGTGGCAGGCAAGGCCCCTGGATCCGGTGTATCCAGTGATCCTCATCGACGCGATCGTGATGAAGGTTCGGGATGGGCAGGTCGGCAACCGACCCGTGTATGTGGCGCTCGGAATCGATCTTGATGGCCATCGCGACGTTCTGGGCATGTGGGTTGGACCGACCGGTGGTGAGGGATCGAAGCAATGGATGAACATGCTCACCGAGCTGAAGAACCGCGGCGTCGCCGATGTCCTGTTCGTCTGTTGTGACGGGCTGAAGGGCCTGCCGGACTCGATCCTCGCGACCTGGCCGATGGCGACCGTTCAAACTTGTGTCGTGCATTTGGTGCGCAACAGCCTGCGGTTCGCGTCCAGGAAGTATTGGAAACCGATCGCGGAGAGGTTGAAGCAGGTCTACCAGGCGCCGACGGTGAAGGCGGCAGAGCAACGCTTCGACGAGTTTGCGAAGGAATGGGAACCCATCTACCCGGCGATGATCGCGATGTGGCGGCGGTCGTGGGGTGAGTTCACCCCGTTTCTCGACTACCCGTTAGAGATCAGGAAGCTCATCTATACGACAAACGGGATCGAGTCGTTGAACGCGAGATTCAGAGCCGCGACCAGGCGTCGCGGCCACTTCCCCAACGAACAATCCGCACTGAAAGTGATGTATCTCGCGATCATCGAACGACGCCACAACCGGGCCAATCCGACAGGCGAGATCAACGGGTGGAAAGCTATTCTTAACACCCTCGCAATGACCTACGGCGACCGCCTAGGACTCAACTAG